In one Juglans regia cultivar Chandler chromosome 11, Walnut 2.0, whole genome shotgun sequence genomic region, the following are encoded:
- the LOC108981421 gene encoding aquaporin PIP2-7-like isoform X2, which yields MSKEVTEEGEASQQVRDYVDPPPAPLFDAQELSLWSFYRAVIAEFVATLLFLYITIATVIGYNKQADNPCETVGLLGVAWAFGGMIFILVYSTAGISGGHINPAVTFGLLLIRKVSLIRAIAYMVAQCLGAICGVGIVKGILEDYYEDVGGGANTVSPLYSKGTALGAEIIGTFVLVYTVLSATDPKRNARDSHVPVLAPLPIGFAVFLVHLATIPITGTGINPARSFGAAVIYNKDKAWDDQWIFWVGPFLGALAAALYHQFVLRATAIKALGSFTSQPG from the exons ATGTCTAAGGAAGTGACTGAAGAAGGAGAAGCCTCTCAGCAGGTGAGAGACTATGTTGACCCTCCCCCCGCACCACTTTTTGACGCCCAGGAACTTTCCCTCTGGTCGTTTTACAGAGCAGTTATAGCGGAGTTCGTTGCCACCCTTCTCTTTCTCTACATCACCATCGCCACTGTTATCG GCTACAACAAGCAAGCTGATAATCCATGCGAGACGGTTGGTCTTCTGGGCGTTGCTTGGGCATTTGGAGGCATGATTTTCATCCTTGTTTATAGCACCGCAGGAATATCAG GTGGTCACATTAATCCAGCAGTAACGTTCGGTTTGCTCCTGATACGGAAGGTTTCACTAATAAGAGCGATTGCTTATATGGTAGCTCAGTGCTTGGGAGCAATATGTGGAGTGGGGATAGTGAAGGGCATCCTGGAAGACTACTACGAGGATGTTGGAGGTGGAGCTAACACCGTATCTCCTCTCTACTCCAAGGGAACCGCTTTAGGAGCTGAGATTATTGGGACCTTTGTACTTGTCTATACAGTCTTGTCTGCCACGGATCCCAAGAGAAACGCACGCGATTCCCACGTCCCT GTTCTGGCTCCCTTGCCAATTGGGTTTGCGGTGTTTTTGGTGCACTTGGCTACAATCCCCATCACAGGCACAGGAATAAACCCAGCTCGCAGCTTTGGGGCTGCTGTAATCTACAATAAAGACAAAGCTTGGGATGATCAG TGGATTTTCTGGGTGGGTCCTTTTCTGGGAGCGCTTGCTGCAGCTTTGTACCATCAATTCGTCCTAAGAGCCACAGCCATCAAAGCTTTAGGATCTTTTACGAGCCAACCCGGCTGA
- the LOC109018988 gene encoding protein FD-like isoform X2 codes for MGSSTGEINNNGRNGNTCSPSKSSSTCSCPFSASSPVLPTPPARKLMEEVWKDISLASLQDHSSNTLSSTTTTQNPAFCATILQDFLARPLNKEPPTRGASSSGATELSLAVETTFLGSLAPTPATILSLNSGSDFPYPEIRTPVGVGSNPQLQRAQENVEDSIDRRHKRMIKNRESAARSRSRKQAYTNELELEVARLQKENARLRRQQEELCLVAGRAQLPKKHRIYRTSTAPF; via the exons ATGGGTTCATCAACAGGCGAAATCAACAATAATGGCAGAAATGGAAACACCTGCTCACCCTCCAAATCCTCCTCCACATGCTCTTGTCCCTTTTCAGCTTCTTCACCAGTCCTCCCAACCCCTCCTGCCAGAAAATTAATGGAAGAAGTTTGGAAAGACATCAGCTTAGCCTCTCTTCAAGATCACTCCAGCAACACCCTCTCCTCCACTACCACCACCCAAAACCCTGCCTTTTGTGCTACGATTCTCCAAGACTTCTTGGCTCGGCCTCTCAACAAAGAGCCACCAACAAGAGGCGCGTCATCATCTGGCGCCACCGAGCTTTCATTGGCCGTGGAGACCACTTTCTTGGGTTCTCTGGCGCCAACTCCAGCAACTATTCTGAGCTTGAATTCCGGTTCTGATTTTCCATACCCTGAAATCCGTACTCCCGTTGGTGTTGGGTCAAACCCACAATTGCAAAG GGCTCAAGAAAATGTTGAGGATTCCATCGATCGGAGACATAAGCGCATGATCAAGAACAGAGAATCAGCCGCTCGTTCTAGATCACGGAAACAG GCTTACACGAACGAGTTGGAACTTGAAGTTGCCCGTTTACAGAAAGAGAATGCTAGGCTCAGAAGACAGCAAGAGGAG CTCTGCTTGGTGGCAGGCCGTGCTCAGCTTCCAAAAAAACACCGTATCTATAGAACCTCAACTGCTCCATTTTGA
- the LOC109018989 gene encoding la-related protein 1C-like, translating into MATTADSPSSPTVPAGRGGENINSPQFRRKHLQSPWAQVVRGQVIDSLSLVHSSPSSSSLSTTSQPEQTPFSDSSPPKTASPSPTPDYSSAGEGSDVNNGNAAPQKKQAWNKHSNRVEVGPVMDAGSWPALSESTKAFPKSSADSSSKIVTDVTVSSTQGPVIPYSPQKQATSSANPSSTTNHTLPVRQRSMKRGGGGNTRGGPAQSGFAHPPPPPPPFPVFQIRPNGYPNMVPGAPDPSFREFPYRSSNWETRPVGGYVSQSHSSNDHRSSSRRGSFGSHQRGDGPYHNNHGGRRDPDRGNYGNARDVHLHPQRAPPRGFVRSSQPNTAAFVTPPPVRPFVNPMAYPEFYYIPTMPMEPFRPFIAHAPPPPLLIPVAEPSLPTLIVNQIEYYFSDENLIKDDFLRSNMDDQGWVLITLIASFRRVKNLTTDINFILDSLKASTLVEVQDDKVRRRSEWKKWIPASALPPSESGFVSPNNSSYDMLSTSFQKIAVEEVDAKRGGVTVKADSISEAVPGRCLTDSYGESHLPNGEISHNTSSKRN; encoded by the exons ATGGCCACCACTGCCGACTCTCCGTCTAGCCCCACGGTTCCTGCCGGACGCGGTGGGGAAAACATTAACAGTCCCCAATTCCGGCGAAAACATCTTCAGTCCCCGTGGGCGCAAGTCGTTCGAGGTCAAGTTATTGATTCACTCTCACTTGTCCATTCTTCaccttcatcttcatcattatCAACGACTTCTCAACCGGAACAAACGCCGTTCTCGGATTCCTCTCCTCCGAAGACGGCTTCGCCGTCACCAACGCCGGATTACTCCTCAGCCGGTGAGGGTTCCGATGTTAATAACGGCAATGCGGCTCCGCAGAAGAAGCAGGCTTGGAATAAACACTCGAACCGCGTCGAGGTTGGTCCCGTAATGGATGCAGGCTCTTGGCCTGCATTATCTGAGTCTACTAAGGCTTTTCCTAAATCTTCGGCTGATTCATCTTCGAAGATTGTTACTGATGTAACAGTTTCCAGTACTCAG GGGCCTGTTATTCCATATTCACCTCAGAAACAAGCTACTAGTAGTGCAAACCCTAGTTCTACCACAAACCATACATTGCCAGTTCGACAAAGATCTATGAAGCGAGGTGGTGGCGGCAATACCAGGGGTGGGCCTGCACAGAGCGGCTTTGCTCATCCTCCGCCACCGCCACCACCTTTTCCCGTATTCCAGATACGTCCGAATGGGTATCCTAATATGGTACCAGGAGCTCCTGATCCTTCTTTTAGAGAATTTCCTTATAGGAGCAGTAATTGGGAAACCAGACCAGTTGGAGGATATGTGTCTCAATCACATTCTTCAAATGATCATAGGAGTTCCTCCCGTAGGGGCAGCTTTGGATCCCACCAACGTGGAGATGGCCCCTACCATAACAATCATGGGGGCAGGCGCGATCCAGATCGGGGAAATTATGGGAATGCCAGAGATGTTCACTTGCATCCACAAAGAGCCCCTCCAAGGGGCTTTGTAAGGTCTTCACAACCTAACACAGCTGCATTTGTTACCCCCCCTCCGGTGAGACCCTTTGTCAACCCAATGGCCTATCCtg AGTTTTACTATATACCTACGATGCCAATGGAGCCCTTTAGGCCATTCATTGCTCATGCACCACCTCCCCCATTGCTTATACCTGTTGCCGAACCATCTCTACCTACCTTGATAGTCAACCAGATAGAGTATTATTTCAG CGAtgaaaatttgattaaagatgATTTTTTGAGGTCAAACATGGATGATCAGGGCTGGGTACTAATTACTTTGATAGCAAGCTTTCGTCGA GTTAAGAATTTGACAACTGATATCAATTTCATATTGGATTCCTTGAAAGCATCAACCCTTGTGGAAGTGcag GATGACAAGGTGAGGCGGCGTAGTGAGTGGAAGAAATGGATACCAGCATCTGCTCTGCCTCCCTCTGAATCAGGTTTTGTTTCCCCTAATAATTCGAGTTATGATATGCTGTCAACTTCGTTTCAGAAGATTGCAGTGGAGGAAGTGGATGCGAAGCGAGGTGGTGTGACAGTTAAGGCAGACTCTATCTCTGAAGCTGTTCCAGGAAGATGTTTAACCGATTCATATGGAGAGTCACACCTTCCTAATGGGGAGATTTCTCATAACACCTCCTCAAAGCGGAACTGA
- the LOC108981421 gene encoding aquaporin PIP2-7-like isoform X1: protein MSKEVTEEGEASQQVRDYVDPPPAPLFDAQELSLWSFYRAVIAEFVATLLFLYITIATVIGYNKQADNPCETVGLLGVAWAFGGMIFILVYSTAGISGGHINPAVTFGLLLIRKVSLIRAIAYMVAQCLGAICGVGIVKGILEDYYEDVGGGANTVSPLYSKGTALGAEIIGTFVLVYTVLSATDPKRNARDSHVPVLAPLPIGFAVFLVHLATIPITGTGINPARSFGAAVIYNKDKAWDDQWIFWVGPFLGALAAALYHQFVLRATAIKALGSFTSQPG from the exons ATGTCTAAGGAAGTGACTGAAGAAGGAGAAGCCTCTCAGCAGGTGAGAGACTATGTTGACCCTCCCCCCGCACCACTTTTTGACGCCCAGGAACTTTCCCTCTGGTCGTTTTACAGAGCAGTTATAGCGGAGTTCGTTGCCACCCTTCTCTTTCTCTACATCACCATCGCCACTGTTATCGGCTACAA CAAGCAAGCTGATAATCCATGCGAGACGGTTGGTCTTCTGGGCGTTGCTTGGGCATTTGGAGGCATGATTTTCATCCTTGTTTATAGCACCGCAGGAATATCAG GTGGTCACATTAATCCAGCAGTAACGTTCGGTTTGCTCCTGATACGGAAGGTTTCACTAATAAGAGCGATTGCTTATATGGTAGCTCAGTGCTTGGGAGCAATATGTGGAGTGGGGATAGTGAAGGGCATCCTGGAAGACTACTACGAGGATGTTGGAGGTGGAGCTAACACCGTATCTCCTCTCTACTCCAAGGGAACCGCTTTAGGAGCTGAGATTATTGGGACCTTTGTACTTGTCTATACAGTCTTGTCTGCCACGGATCCCAAGAGAAACGCACGCGATTCCCACGTCCCT GTTCTGGCTCCCTTGCCAATTGGGTTTGCGGTGTTTTTGGTGCACTTGGCTACAATCCCCATCACAGGCACAGGAATAAACCCAGCTCGCAGCTTTGGGGCTGCTGTAATCTACAATAAAGACAAAGCTTGGGATGATCAG TGGATTTTCTGGGTGGGTCCTTTTCTGGGAGCGCTTGCTGCAGCTTTGTACCATCAATTCGTCCTAAGAGCCACAGCCATCAAAGCTTTAGGATCTTTTACGAGCCAACCCGGCTGA
- the LOC109018988 gene encoding protein FD-like isoform X1: MGSSTGEINNNGRNGNTCSPSKSSSTCSCPFSASSPVLPTPPARKLMEEVWKDISLASLQDHSSNTLSSTTTTQNPAFCATILQDFLARPLNKEPPTRGASSSGATELSLAVETTFLGSLAPTPATILSLNSGSDFPYPEIRTPVGVGSNPQLQRHAGFTASSFVSSFNSPFEFSCSSSAFPSCCKKRAQENVEDSIDRRHKRMIKNRESAARSRSRKQAYTNELELEVARLQKENARLRRQQEELCLVAGRAQLPKKHRIYRTSTAPF, from the exons ATGGGTTCATCAACAGGCGAAATCAACAATAATGGCAGAAATGGAAACACCTGCTCACCCTCCAAATCCTCCTCCACATGCTCTTGTCCCTTTTCAGCTTCTTCACCAGTCCTCCCAACCCCTCCTGCCAGAAAATTAATGGAAGAAGTTTGGAAAGACATCAGCTTAGCCTCTCTTCAAGATCACTCCAGCAACACCCTCTCCTCCACTACCACCACCCAAAACCCTGCCTTTTGTGCTACGATTCTCCAAGACTTCTTGGCTCGGCCTCTCAACAAAGAGCCACCAACAAGAGGCGCGTCATCATCTGGCGCCACCGAGCTTTCATTGGCCGTGGAGACCACTTTCTTGGGTTCTCTGGCGCCAACTCCAGCAACTATTCTGAGCTTGAATTCCGGTTCTGATTTTCCATACCCTGAAATCCGTACTCCCGTTGGTGTTGGGTCAAACCCACAATTGCAAAGGCATGCGGGTTTCACTGCatcttcttttgtttcttcCTTTAACTCTCCTTTCGAATTCTCATGCTCTTCTTCGGCGTTCCCTTCTTGCTGCAAGAAAAGGGCTCAAGAAAATGTTGAGGATTCCATCGATCGGAGACATAAGCGCATGATCAAGAACAGAGAATCAGCCGCTCGTTCTAGATCACGGAAACAG GCTTACACGAACGAGTTGGAACTTGAAGTTGCCCGTTTACAGAAAGAGAATGCTAGGCTCAGAAGACAGCAAGAGGAG CTCTGCTTGGTGGCAGGCCGTGCTCAGCTTCCAAAAAAACACCGTATCTATAGAACCTCAACTGCTCCATTTTGA